A window of the Parabacteroides merdae ATCC 43184 genome harbors these coding sequences:
- a CDS encoding efflux transporter outer membrane subunit yields MKKIIVLTTATALLSSCGIYTKYQPAETTPDNLYGEEVAVDDTTNFGNVNWRELFTDPQLQALIEQGLQNNTDLRSAQLQIEEAEAALMSAKLAFLPSFALSPQGTISSFDGGKATKTYTLPVTASWELDIFGRLRNAKQQAKALYAQSKDYQQAVRTQLIAGIANVYYTLLMLDEQLAISQQTEEAWKETVASTRALMDAGLANEAATSQMEAAYYSVQTSILDLKEQINQVENSLALLLAETPRRYERGKLADQRLPEDVAVGVPMQMLSNRPDVRAAERSLEQAFYATNQARAAFYPSIVLSGSAGWTNSAGSMIVNPGKFLASAVGSLTQPLFNKGQIMAQYRIAKAQQEEASLSFQQALLNAGSEVNDALVACQTSKAKTLLFEKQIQSLEKALESTSLLMEHGTTTYLEVLTARQSLLSAQLSQTANRFTEIQSVINLYQALGGGRE; encoded by the coding sequence ATGAAGAAAATAATCGTATTAACAACCGCAACCGCCCTGTTGAGCAGTTGCGGCATATACACCAAATATCAACCGGCCGAGACGACTCCGGACAACCTGTACGGAGAAGAGGTGGCTGTCGATGATACGACCAACTTCGGTAATGTGAACTGGCGGGAACTTTTTACGGACCCGCAGTTACAGGCTCTTATCGAACAAGGGTTACAAAACAACACCGATCTCCGGTCCGCCCAATTGCAGATCGAGGAAGCGGAAGCGGCGTTAATGTCGGCAAAACTTGCTTTCCTTCCTTCGTTCGCACTTTCCCCGCAAGGAACGATCAGCAGTTTCGACGGTGGGAAAGCGACAAAGACATACACGCTGCCAGTCACAGCCAGTTGGGAACTGGACATCTTCGGACGTCTGCGCAATGCCAAGCAACAGGCCAAAGCACTGTATGCCCAAAGCAAGGACTACCAGCAGGCTGTGCGTACCCAGTTGATCGCCGGGATCGCCAACGTATACTATACATTGTTGATGTTAGATGAACAGTTAGCCATTTCGCAACAGACAGAAGAAGCCTGGAAAGAGACGGTGGCTTCTACCCGTGCATTGATGGATGCCGGATTAGCTAACGAGGCGGCCACTTCCCAAATGGAAGCGGCTTACTACAGCGTACAGACTTCCATTCTTGACTTGAAAGAGCAGATCAACCAAGTCGAAAATAGTCTCGCCCTATTGCTCGCTGAGACACCGCGCCGCTACGAACGTGGAAAGCTGGCCGACCAGCGGCTCCCGGAAGACGTAGCAGTCGGCGTACCGATGCAAATGTTATCGAACCGTCCCGATGTACGTGCTGCCGAACGTTCGCTGGAACAAGCATTTTACGCGACCAACCAGGCTCGTGCCGCTTTCTATCCTTCCATCGTACTGAGTGGAAGTGCCGGATGGACCAACTCGGCAGGGAGTATGATCGTCAATCCAGGCAAATTCCTGGCTTCGGCAGTCGGCTCACTCACACAACCGTTGTTCAATAAAGGACAGATCATGGCCCAATACCGCATCGCCAAAGCACAGCAGGAAGAAGCAAGCCTGTCTTTCCAGCAAGCCTTGCTGAATGCCGGCAGCGAAGTCAACGACGCTTTAGTCGCCTGCCAGACAAGCAAGGCCAAGACCCTTTTGTTCGAAAAGCAAATCCAATCCTTGGAAAAAGCATTGGAAAGCACCTCGTTGCTGATGGAACATGGTACGACGACCTATCTGGAAGTGCTGACCGCCCGCCAGTCCTTGTTGAGTGCACAGCTGTCACAAACAGCTAACCGGTTCACCGAGATACAAAGCGTGATCAACCTTTATCAAGCTTTAGGCGGCGGTAGAGAATAA
- a CDS encoding tyrosine-type recombinase/integrase: MATFKFLVLPHQRKEDGTYNVKIRITQKGKSKYIKTSHNVSASDIIKKKDNGKEKIKIKNQAVIDLMEEMILGFKKKLTSAGVEAEHWDVDRIVEYLTTEEKNFSLNFISYGRKIADDLEQDGRLGTAKNYRIAINALVRFIGKEELDINLITASFMRAFEKFLKNEPSFKGCRDGGSKPTDKPKGKRSISLYTSQIKTLHNLAKNEYNDEDRGIIRIPFSPFSKYKIAPVPKSEHRTLSIDQVQQIIDLPYKQNARNGGQPVFNLAKDLFILSFAMMGMNSADFYNAPTAENEIITYQRTKTRTRREDKAEMKVRIEPEIKSLFEKYSDPSGEKVFIFHKWYRSSENFNKSINKGLDEIGKIIEVPDLNYYYARHTMATLAANKAGIDIARVDEMLNHSDSTLKLARVYIERDYSVLWEANRKLLSLFKWDGLK; the protein is encoded by the coding sequence ATGGCTACATTCAAATTTTTGGTACTCCCGCATCAACGGAAAGAAGATGGTACATATAACGTAAAAATCCGTATTACACAGAAAGGCAAGTCCAAATACATCAAGACCAGCCACAATGTATCAGCTTCAGATATTATAAAAAAGAAAGACAACGGAAAAGAAAAAATCAAGATCAAGAATCAAGCCGTAATCGACCTAATGGAAGAGATGATATTAGGATTTAAGAAAAAATTGACATCCGCAGGTGTTGAAGCAGAACACTGGGATGTTGATCGAATTGTGGAGTACTTGACTACAGAGGAAAAGAATTTCAGTCTGAATTTCATTTCCTATGGACGAAAAATAGCGGATGATCTTGAGCAAGATGGAAGGTTGGGTACGGCAAAGAACTATCGGATAGCCATAAATGCGCTTGTCAGGTTTATCGGAAAAGAAGAACTCGACATAAACCTTATTACAGCATCTTTTATGAGGGCGTTTGAGAAGTTTCTGAAAAACGAACCTTCTTTTAAGGGGTGTCGCGATGGTGGATCAAAACCTACTGATAAGCCTAAAGGTAAACGGAGCATATCTCTTTACACATCACAAATCAAAACACTACACAACCTCGCTAAAAATGAATATAATGACGAGGACAGAGGAATCATACGCATCCCATTTTCCCCGTTCTCAAAATACAAAATCGCACCAGTTCCCAAAAGTGAGCATCGAACATTGTCTATAGACCAAGTGCAGCAAATAATAGATCTTCCGTATAAACAAAATGCTCGCAATGGAGGTCAGCCTGTTTTCAATTTAGCGAAAGACCTATTTATCTTATCATTTGCGATGATGGGCATGAATAGTGCTGATTTCTATAATGCTCCTACCGCCGAAAACGAAATTATTACCTATCAAAGGACTAAGACACGCACAAGGCGTGAAGATAAGGCAGAAATGAAGGTCAGGATTGAACCGGAAATAAAAAGCCTGTTTGAGAAATACTCCGACCCATCTGGAGAGAAAGTCTTTATTTTTCATAAGTGGTATAGAAGTTCAGAGAATTTCAATAAATCAATAAATAAAGGATTAGATGAGATAGGAAAAATAATAGAGGTTCCAGATCTGAATTATTATTATGCCCGCCATACGATGGCAACGTTAGCAGCAAATAAGGCTGGAATTGATATTGCCAGAGTTGATGAAATGCTAAACCACTCCGATTCAACTTTAAAGCTGGCTCGTGTGTATATCGAACGGGACTACAGTGTGCTTTGGGAAGCCAACAGGAAGTTGTTATCCTTGTTTAAATGGGATGGCCTAAAATAA
- a CDS encoding DUF6808 domain-containing protein, protein MKTWHIILVLVFCLLCFLAGRHTNRAGGVLVGKNDTLILYDTIRDSIPYPVYETVIQTVPEMFPIYITLDGDTVREPIVVPVPINQKEYLTENYHAWISGYNAALDSIDVFPKTVYVTKKIPDRRWGLGVIGGYGVGQLGLSSYIGIGFYYKIW, encoded by the coding sequence ATGAAAACTTGGCATATCATATTAGTTTTAGTTTTTTGCCTTCTTTGCTTCCTGGCCGGTCGGCACACGAATAGGGCAGGAGGTGTACTTGTTGGAAAAAACGACACGTTGATCCTGTATGACACTATTCGAGATAGTATCCCTTATCCTGTCTACGAAACAGTAATTCAGACAGTGCCGGAGATGTTTCCTATCTACATCACTCTCGATGGGGATACTGTGAGAGAGCCGATCGTTGTACCTGTCCCAATCAACCAGAAGGAATACTTGACGGAGAATTATCATGCTTGGATAAGTGGATATAACGCTGCCTTGGATAGTATAGATGTGTTCCCTAAGACGGTTTATGTTACGAAAAAGATACCCGATCGTAGATGGGGACTCGGAGTAATTGGTGGGTATGGTGTCGGTCAACTTGGTTTGTCTTCCTATATTGGTATTGGTTTTTATTATAAAATTTGGTAG
- a CDS encoding XRE family transcriptional regulator: MYLIKNNSNLRSEILPLRDVLSRFLKENEITDSAIAEEVGVTRATLSKFLKGESELKFMQAVRLMKVLGIPETDYVTAYCEGKDAEEDSLERLERISYISKNFDLAALKKLGIIPKVKVEEYEKCICNFLGINSIYEYDDTSLMPALFSKSKRRMLEEKESKMTSFWLKCAIQSFLKIGNPNDFDKDLLLQLLRRSAEFTKDEKNGYYRFVLVLYQIGIIVLTQSYATGTNAHGATLILNGKPCIIITDMGKKYHKLWLSLLHELYHVVNDFEIIETLNYHFSTPDMPDLLLNEQKADQFALDILINPVIQEKLGRVVSFPAKVKALANELHISPSIIYGVYLESLPNGKMKSQQFAKFNNEKMLIASEIATKNILFDPISKRSLKVAIDEMKSILEKKAI; this comes from the coding sequence ATGTATTTGATTAAAAACAATAGTAACCTGAGAAGCGAAATTTTGCCTTTGCGAGATGTCTTATCTCGATTTTTGAAAGAGAATGAGATAACAGATTCCGCTATCGCTGAAGAGGTTGGGGTAACAAGGGCGACTTTAAGTAAATTCTTAAAAGGGGAATCGGAATTAAAATTTATGCAAGCCGTTCGATTAATGAAAGTTTTAGGTATTCCTGAGACTGACTATGTGACTGCTTATTGTGAGGGCAAGGATGCTGAAGAAGATTCTCTCGAAAGACTTGAAAGAATTTCTTATATTTCCAAGAATTTTGATTTGGCGGCATTAAAAAAGCTGGGAATTATACCAAAAGTGAAAGTAGAAGAGTATGAGAAGTGTATTTGTAATTTTCTTGGTATAAATTCTATTTATGAATATGATGACACTTCTTTAATGCCCGCTCTTTTTAGTAAATCAAAACGGAGGATGTTGGAGGAGAAAGAATCAAAAATGACCTCTTTCTGGTTAAAGTGTGCTATTCAGTCGTTTCTTAAAATTGGGAACCCAAATGATTTTGATAAAGATTTGCTTTTGCAATTACTCCGTCGGTCAGCAGAATTTACGAAAGATGAGAAGAATGGGTATTATAGGTTTGTCCTTGTATTGTACCAGATTGGTATTATTGTACTAACGCAATCTTATGCCACTGGGACGAATGCCCATGGTGCCACTCTTATTTTAAATGGCAAGCCTTGTATAATCATTACAGATATGGGTAAAAAATACCATAAACTATGGCTTAGTTTACTCCATGAACTCTATCATGTTGTTAATGACTTTGAAATAATAGAAACTTTGAACTATCATTTTTCAACTCCAGATATGCCTGATTTGCTTTTGAATGAACAAAAAGCTGATCAATTTGCATTAGATATTCTAATTAATCCGGTTATCCAAGAAAAACTTGGAAGGGTTGTATCATTTCCTGCAAAAGTGAAGGCTTTAGCTAATGAATTACATATTTCTCCTTCTATTATTTACGGAGTGTATTTGGAATCTTTGCCTAATGGAAAAATGAAAAGTCAGCAATTTGCGAAGTTCAATAATGAAAAAATGTTGATTGCTTCAGAAATAGCGACTAAAAATATTTTGTTTGATCCTATCTCCAAACGTTCCTTGAAAGTCGCAATAGACGAGATGAAATCAATTTTAGAAAAGAAAGCTATATAA
- a CDS encoding N-acetylmuramoyl-L-alanine amidase, translating into MKKIDSIIIHCSATRAGQDIKAKDIDRMHRARGFSQIGYNYVIDLDGTIEAGRPLTIAGAHCIGYNDHSVGICYIGGLDTSGKPADTRTPVQKTAMDDLINKLTREYEIAELLGHRDTSPDLNDNGIVEPFEFIKVCPCFDVREEYKSFLKLIIVRP; encoded by the coding sequence ATGAAAAAGATAGATTCAATCATTATCCATTGTTCGGCCACACGTGCCGGACAGGATATCAAAGCTAAGGATATTGATCGTATGCACCGTGCACGCGGTTTCAGCCAAATTGGTTATAACTATGTAATCGACTTGGACGGAACCATAGAAGCCGGTCGGCCACTCACGATAGCTGGGGCTCATTGTATCGGTTACAATGATCATAGCGTCGGGATTTGCTATATTGGTGGACTGGACACTTCCGGAAAACCGGCTGATACCCGGACTCCGGTGCAAAAGACGGCAATGGACGACCTAATTAACAAGTTAACGAGAGAATATGAGATTGCAGAACTTCTCGGCCATCGAGATACGTCACCGGACCTAAACGATAACGGCATAGTTGAGCCGTTTGAATTTATCAAGGTGTGTCCTTGTTTTGACGTTCGGGAAGAATACAAATCATTTTTGAAACTGATAATTGTACGGCCATGA
- a CDS encoding LamG domain-containing protein: MIRSMMGRKKVDRNTLLLLHFDGSLKDEASGKPYVGSNMSYVVGKFKNCVSFSGNGYVKISGTNAINESLYPNYTVDFWIKLKSGVRNGIMSKGNGGGSYSFDIMEESDGRIFFGLQYGGTRGDAICYFTMPRDQWVHLAIVRSQSRYWKVYVNGVYASGFTSTMVSGYYSSLMIGKYRDYGLYLNGMIDEFRISNIARWTSNFTPPARPY; this comes from the coding sequence ATGATAAGATCGATGATGGGACGAAAGAAAGTAGACAGGAATACTTTGCTGTTGCTACATTTTGATGGATCATTGAAAGATGAAGCCTCAGGCAAGCCTTATGTTGGTAGTAATATGTCCTATGTAGTGGGAAAATTCAAGAATTGCGTTTCGTTTTCAGGAAACGGGTATGTAAAGATAAGTGGAACGAATGCCATAAACGAGTCCCTATATCCAAACTATACCGTCGATTTTTGGATTAAACTGAAAAGTGGTGTGAGAAACGGTATAATGTCAAAAGGCAATGGTGGTGGAAGTTACAGCTTTGATATAATGGAGGAATCTGACGGACGCATTTTCTTTGGATTGCAGTATGGTGGAACCCGAGGGGATGCAATATGCTATTTTACGATGCCACGGGATCAGTGGGTTCATCTTGCGATCGTCAGGTCACAATCTCGATATTGGAAAGTGTATGTAAATGGAGTGTATGCGTCTGGTTTCACATCAACGATGGTTTCAGGGTACTATAGTTCTTTAATGATCGGAAAATATCGGGATTATGGATTGTATCTGAACGGTATGATTGACGAGTTTCGCATCAGTAATATTGCCCGTTGGACATCAAACTTCACTCCGCCTGCAAGGCCGTATTAA
- a CDS encoding glycine-rich domain-containing protein → MRRSMMGRKKLQLFTKRFYPAGNYTWIVPKGCREVDVFLVGGGGAGHNGSGGGGGYTKTFKKDTSGWRDGDAISVAPGQSIPITVGKGGIGGYSEVAPNGGYSQFLNSSYRANGGNGAGNGYPGGSDAGAYTGGNGGSGGAGDDSDTAKAGSDGSNGIGSRNENGSLYPAGSLYGGGKGQRHTTRDFGEPTGKRNAGGGGSDRNINGGMGGESDYDKGCGTGNGNRKSGGYGGGGCGTYGNGGDGTVLIRYWAYEE, encoded by the coding sequence ATGAGACGGTCGATGATGGGACGGAAGAAGTTGCAGTTGTTCACCAAGAGGTTCTATCCTGCCGGGAATTATACCTGGATCGTACCTAAAGGATGTAGGGAGGTTGATGTGTTTCTTGTCGGAGGAGGGGGTGCAGGACATAATGGAAGCGGTGGAGGTGGCGGCTATACTAAAACCTTCAAAAAAGATACATCCGGATGGAGAGACGGTGATGCTATCTCTGTTGCACCGGGTCAGTCAATTCCGATAACAGTTGGGAAAGGAGGAATTGGAGGGTATTCTGAAGTTGCCCCCAACGGTGGATACTCTCAATTCTTAAATTCAAGTTATAGAGCTAATGGCGGAAATGGTGCGGGTAATGGTTATCCAGGCGGAAGTGATGCCGGAGCATATACTGGTGGCAACGGCGGAAGTGGCGGAGCAGGAGATGATTCAGATACGGCTAAAGCGGGTTCTGATGGATCTAACGGAATCGGCAGCCGCAATGAAAATGGCTCTCTCTATCCAGCTGGTTCCCTATATGGCGGAGGAAAGGGTCAAAGGCATACAACCCGCGATTTTGGCGAACCTACTGGGAAACGAAATGCCGGAGGTGGTGGTTCAGACAGAAATATAAATGGGGGCATGGGTGGAGAATCCGATTACGACAAAGGATGCGGAACTGGAAATGGCAATAGAAAAAGTGGCGGTTACGGTGGTGGCGGTTGTGGTACTTACGGTAACGGCGGTGATGGCACTGTCCTGATCCGCTATTGGGCTTACGAAGAATGA